The following are encoded together in the Triticum dicoccoides isolate Atlit2015 ecotype Zavitan chromosome 6B, WEW_v2.0, whole genome shotgun sequence genome:
- the LOC119324692 gene encoding 2,3-bisphosphoglycerate-dependent phosphoglycerate mutase 2-like has product MAACTSQHALISVKPRCASASFSSDRRAGNVRFVSTTSCCPSSRKLGLVCASNSQSSVIEPAKLPSSPESGSNPKKSSEAALILIRHGESLWNEKNLFTGCVDVPLTPKGVNEAIEAGKRICNIPVDVIYTSSLIRAQMTAMLAMMQHRRKKVPIIVHKESERAHQWSQVYSEETKKQSIPVITAWQLNERMYGELQGLNKQETADLFGKEQVHEWRRSYDIPPPNGESLEMCAERAVSYFKEQIIPQLVSGKHVMIAAHGNSLRSIIMHLDKLTSQEVISLELSTGIPMLYIFKEGKFIRRGSPAGPSEAGVYAYTKSLAKYRQKLDGMDQ; this is encoded by the exons ATGGCCGCGTGCACGTCTCAGCATGCGCTCATCTCCGTCAAACCTCGGTGCGCTTCCGCCAGCTTCAGCTCCGACAGGAGGGCTGGCAATGTGCGCTTTGTTTCTACAACGAGTTGCTGCCCCAGCAGCCGGAAACTGGGCTTGGTTTGCGCGTCGAATTCACAATCTTCAGTGATTGAACCGGCTAAGCTACCGTCAAGCCCCGAAAGCGGCAGCAACCCCAAAAAATCAA GTGAGGCTGCACTGATATTGATTCGGCACGGGGAATCATTGTGGAACGAGAAAAATCTGTTTACTGGCTGCGTCGATGTGCCCCTGACCCCCAAGGGTGTCAATGAGGCGATCGAGGCGGGTAAAAGGATATGCAATATCCCAGTTGATGTTATATACACATCATCACTAATCCGTGCTCAGATGACCGCTATGCTTGCCATGATGCAGCACCGTCGTAAGAAG GTTCCAATTATTGTGCACAAGGAGAGCGAACGGGCACACCAGTGGAGTCAGGTATACAGCGAGGAGACAAAGAAGCAGTCCATTCCTGTAATAACAGCTTGGCAGTTGAATGAACGAAT GTATGGTGAACTGCAAGGCCTTAACAAGCAAGAAACGGCTGATCTGTTTGgcaaagaacaagttcatgaatGGCGTCGTAGTTATGACATTCCTCCCCCAAATGGAGAGAGCCTAGAGATGTGTGCAGAGAGAGCAGTTTCTTATTTCAAAGAGCAA ATTATACCTCAGCTTGTGTCTGGAAAGCATGTTATGATTGCTGCCCATGGGAATTCACTCCGCTCAATTATAATGCATCTGGACAAGTTGACTTCTCAAGAG GTAATAAGCCTTGAGTTGTCGACTGGCATTCCTATGCTGTATATATTTAAGGAAGGGAAATTTATCAGGCGGGGCAGTCCCGCAGGACCTTCTGAGGCAGGCGTCTATGCTTATACAAAG AGTTTGGCCAAGTATAGACAGAAGCTTGACGGCATGGATCAGTAA